The following proteins come from a genomic window of Salvia hispanica cultivar TCC Black 2014 chromosome 4, UniMelb_Shisp_WGS_1.0, whole genome shotgun sequence:
- the LOC125220308 gene encoding uncharacterized protein LOC125220308: MAAIRQLAYAGPADMFDEYLQMGETTALKTLRQFCKGIKELFKGEYLRKPTAEECQRLINMHGTVHHFPGMMGSIDCMHWEWRNCPVAWKGQFTSGFKGRHPTMILEAVADYRLRICFVANGTQYNRAYYLADGIYPRWPVFVKTIRQPVGPKQTYFAKKQKGARKDVERAFGVFRSRWAILRCPVRQWHENDVADIMTACIILHNMIIEDEGFSAERWAPEDGASTSHGIATPPLQMGVPRSNEYLIQRFTNMRSEISHSTLQADLVEEVWNRRGGGAA, encoded by the exons ATGGCCGCAATTAGGCAGCTTGCCTATGCCGGGCCTGCTgacatgttcgacgaataTCTACAGATGGGCGAAACGACGGCCCTCAAGACGTTGAGGCAGTTTTGCAAGGGTATCAAAGAACTCTTCAAAGGGGAGTACCTACGGAAACCGACGGCCGAGGAATGCCAGAGACTGATAAATATGCACGGGACAGTGCATCATTTTCCGGGCATGATGGGCAGCATCGATTGCATGCACTGGGAGTGGAGGAACTGCCCGGTGGCTTGGAAGGGGCAGTTCACTTCTGGTTTCAAAGGGCGACATCCCACGATGATTCTTGAAGCCGTTGCTGACTACCGCTTGCgaatctg CTTCGTGGCCAATGGCACGCAGTACAACAGGGCATACTATTTGGCCGATGGAATATACCCTCGCTGGCCCGTGTTTGTCAAGACGATCCGACAACCTGTTGGGCCGAAGCAGAcctattttgcaaaaaaacaaaagggtGCTAGGAAGGATGTTGAGCGGGCTTTCGGAGTCTTCCGATCGCGATGGGCCATTTTACGGTGTCCGGTTCGACAATGGCACGAAAATGATGTCGCGGACATCATGACTGCGTGTATCATActgcacaatatgataatagaagACGAAGGCTTTAGTGCAGAGCGTTGGGCACCGGAAGATGGTGCTAGCACAAGTCACGGTATTGCAACCCCTCCTCTGCAGATGGGTGTACCACGCAGTAATGAATACTTGATTCAGCGCTTCACCAATATGCGGAGTGAAATATCACATTCAACACTGCAGGCTGATTTGGTTGAAGAGGTCTGGAACCGTAGAGGAGGGGGCGCAGCGTGA
- the LOC125220307 gene encoding uncharacterized protein LOC125220307: MEINRALQAAMQQQQQPAVPRPIHRRTYIPRDRITTHHRLYADYFAQPRFGDNLFHRRFRMRRELFLRIVGALERRYLYFRTREYAVGRPGHTPIQKCTAAIRQLAYGGTTDMFDEFLHIGETTARECMEFFCQSIREIFKDTYLRKPTPQDCQDLMAMHGSQHGFPGMLGSIDCMHWEWKNCPSAWKGLFTTGFKSKHPTIVLEAVADYRLWIWHAYFGVAGSNNDINVLQSSPLFNDQELSVGPAVSFDANGNQHNMGYYLADGIYPMWAVFMKTVRCATEDKKKYFARQETARNDVERAFGVLQSRWAILRGPSRLWDMETIVDVMYACIIMHNMIVEDEGLALIEWVDDDGVGPSHGVATSSARMGVPQEGLDRVRAFSDMRQRQAHIRLQNDIIEELWLRRGGR, translated from the coding sequence ATGGAGATAAATCGGGCGTTACAAGCGGCcatgcagcagcagcaacagcCGGCGGTACCTCGACCCATCCATCGTCGCACTTATATACCTCGTGACCGCATCACAACACACCATCGGTTGTACGCGGACTACTTTGCTCAGCCGCGGTTTGGAGACAACTTATTCCACCGACGTTTCAGGATGCGTCGTGAATTGTTTCTTCGTATCGTTGGTGCTTTAGAGCGTCGATACTTATATTTCAGGACGAGAGAGTATGCGGTTGGTAGACCGGGCCACACGCCCATTCAGAAGTGCACTGCAGCGATCAGGCAGCTGGCTTACGGAGGTACGaccgacatgttcgacgagttCCTCCACATCGGCGAGACGACTGCCCGCGAATGTATGGAGTTTTTTTGTCAAAGCATTAGGGAGATATTCAAGGATACCTATCTTCGGAAGCCTACCCCACAAGACTGCCAGGATCTGATGGCTATGCACGGGAGCCAGCACGGGTTTCCGGGAATGTTGGGCAGCATAGACTGTATGCATTGGGAATGGAAGAACTGTCCCTCCGCCTGGAAAGGGTTGTTCACAACCGGTTTCAAGAGCAAACATCCCACGATAGTCCTTGAGGCGGTAGCTGACTACCGActgtggatttggcatgcatattttggAGTAGCCGgttcgaacaacgacatcaacgtcctaCAGTCATCTCCCCTTTTCAACGACCAAGAACTCAGTGTTGGTCCGGCTGTCAGTTTCGAcgccaacggcaaccagcATAACATGGGCtactatttggcggatgggatCTATCCTATGTGGGCCGTCTTCATGAAGACGGTCAGATGCGCAACAGAAGATAAGAAGAAATACTTTGCTCGTCAGGAAACAGCGCGCAACGATGTGGAGcgggcatttggtgtgctccagagtCGATGGGCGATATTGAGGGGTCCATCACGGTTGTGGGATATGGAGACCATCGTTGATGTCATGTACGCGtgtattatcatgcacaacatgattgtcgaagaTGAAGGTCTAGCACTAATTGAGTGGGTCGATGATGATGGTgtcggtccaagccacggtgTGGCCACCTCCAGTGCACGTATGGGGGTACCCCAGGAAGGGCTCGACCGGGTCCGTGCATTTTCCGACATGCGCCAACGACAAGCCCATATTCGACTCCAGAacgatataattgaagagctATGGTTGCGTCGGGGTGGTCGTTGA